The Dreissena polymorpha isolate Duluth1 chromosome 9, UMN_Dpol_1.0, whole genome shotgun sequence genome contains the following window.
CAGGACACCTCCTACCACATCCACTTCAACTTGGGGTCTGATCCCCACATCTGCATCCAGAATGGTCCGGATATCTGAGTAATACGGCATACCCAACTTCACTAGAGACCGGTCCAGGTGAAAATGAGAATCGAAGGCCGAAATCCTGGTCGTTACTGGTCGTCCTGACGCCTGGGATGTGCTCCCCCTAGCCAACGAGAGGTTTGCCTGTCCGGACACTGCCAGATACTCCCTAACAGACATGTTCAGTATATTAGAAACAGCATGAGCCGTTCCACGTCCTACAGGTTCCGTCACTGCCACAACCGGGGGTGTCGGGGTACTTGGATGCTCCACTTCAGGGATTTGAACATGTAACCCAGCTGCAGCACTAGCCGTTCCACGTCTTACAGGTTCCGTCACTGCCACAACCGGGGGTGTCGGGGTACTTGGATGCTCCACTTCAGGGACTTGAACATGTAACCCAGCCGCAGCCGGGACGGTACTAGAGGTACGCTGACTGTCCAGGTTGAAGAAGTACACTTGCCGATCCCTTGGAATATGTTTTAGTAGACCGACAAGGACACGCCAATGAGCAAGAAGAGCCTGCGAGTTCAGACGTTGGATGTCGAAATCCACTTCCGGGCATCCTGATTGACGAGCGGACTCGGACAACCACTGTCTATCTACATCAGATAGAGACACCTCCGCGTTGATGCCTAAGTCATTCTTCTGGGCAAAATCTAGCAGGGTACCAAGCCGATCATCTCCGACGAGTTGTAGAGCGAGCCATCTAAGCCCTCGCAACCGAGCTACCTGCCAAGCCGGATTCGCCAAATTGCCTAGCTGGAATCGCTCAGGAAGGTGCCTCTGGTAGACGTGTCTGCTTAGATGGCGAGAATCTGACGTACATCCCATTAACGGACAACGGGACGTTCGTTTCTTTTTCATGGGCTCTTCCATGCGGCTACCCAGTCTAGTCAAGACTGAGGGTTTCAGGATTTTCCTCACCGGCACACACTCTGGCACGACTAGTGTCGATTCGGCTGGTTCCTCCCTCATCGGATAACTCCTTTTCCGTGGCTCCCTCACACCATAGGAACTATTGGTAAACAGTTGTGTAGGAATTACCAATGGTGCCAGGTTCCCAGCCTCGACCGGGACCCTAGCTACCCCAGCATTAGAGGCTCCAACCGAAATCGGAGTCCCCTCCACCGGAGCACGTCCTTCCTTGATCAGTGGGGTATCTTCGCACTGCCCCACATCATCAACGACGTAGAACTCTCCCACTTCATCCAACGCCGCGAAGAAAGAAGAAGTTGATGGATCTTCTTCTGGCGCTATAACCGAAAGCACTTCGGTCTCCATGGGCAGCTCTTCGTCGTCTCCTGAAGCCTCTTCCACCTTGATTGCTCCCAGCGACACAGTTGCCGGGACCCTCGAAGCTGTGGCCGGTAGAGCCGGAAATCCGGACTGTAATCCCGAAAAAGTCTTCGGTCGTCCAGTTGTCTTCCGTACCGTACCTCCTCTTTGACGAGCATTCAGCGACACTCCTAGACAAGTTTTCTTGGCCGCAGGTTTGCCGAACGCCTTCGCCACGAATTCTTTCGAGCAGATTACATCTGCATGGTACCGGAGCTCAGAAACAAAACGATTCTTGCGCTGCTTAACCGCAATATCATATTGCCCCTTGATGAGCTCTTGAATCTTCTCCTGTGGCAACCTTGAGGAGTGAACCTGTCCCAGGGCATGCACTAGCTCCCTTGCCGTGCCATACAGGAGTTTGCCTTCGGAGTTGGCTACCTCCACCTCCTGTATCACCCGGGCCTTCTTCTCCAAAACCTCCCTCCACCCTCGTTTGGGACTATCTGTTGCCGAGCCGGAGTCAGACATGCTAAAACAAATAACCACGACTACATTTTACAACTAAATTTTTAAGCATATCATTCACTATCGAGAGAACGCCTTCAACAATTTGGACACTTATATTTCCTTATCCTCACACCTTCTTCCTCACTCACATTCACACATCTACCATGAAACCACTCATCACACCAATCGAACTGAATCATGAACGAACCGTCATCTGGCTGTCTACACAAACAATATATTGTCTCGTCGCTGTCAACACCTAACAGTCCAGTCAGTCGGTCAATTTCTTGATTGGCCCATTTAGGAAGATTTGTTTCCTTGCAGATTTTCAACCGGTCATGATAAACTGTCTTGACCACATTTTTGTGCCTTATTCGGTATAGATAAGGATATATCTGCTGTGTCACTATTCCTGGTCCGTCCCATTTGAATGACAGTTTGTAACATGTCCCTTTTTTGTGTGCGGTATCCAGCATATATACCGGATCACCCACCTTGTAAGTCTTGCTGTTAAGTTGGAGATCATAATCTCCTTTCCTTGTTTTCTGCACGGCCTTCAGTGTTTCTCTGGCTTGGTCATGCGCGTCTTTTATAGAATTCTCCAGTCGGGACACGTACTCAGATTCAGTTGTAAATTTAATCTTCTGTGAAGGGAAGACCAAATCAGCCGGGCTATACACTTCTCTCCCTAACATCATTTTGTTAGGAGTAAACCCAGTACTTCGATTTACAGATGATCGTAACGCACCTGCTATCTGCGGTAAGTTGACATCCCACGAGTCTTGACGGTTTGCTGTAA
Protein-coding sequences here:
- the LOC127846275 gene encoding uncharacterized protein LOC127846275, which produces MSDSGSATDSPKRGWREVLEKKARVIQEVEVANSEGKLLYGTARELVHALGQVHSSRLPQEKIQELIKGQYDIAVKQRKNRFVSELRYHADVICSKEFVAKAFGKPAAKKTCLGVSLNARQRGGTVRKTTGRPKTFSGLQSGFPALPATASRVPATVSLGAIKVEEASGDDEELPMETEVLSVIAPEEDPSTSSFFAALDEVGEFYVVDDVGQCEDTPLIKEGRAPVEGTPISVGASNAGVARVPVEAGNLAPLVIPTQLFTNSSYGVREPRKRSYPMREEPAESTLVVPECVPVRKILKPSVLTRLGSRMEEPMKKKRTSRCPLMGCTSDSRHLSRHVYQRHLPERFQLGNLANPAWQVARLRGLRWLALQLVGDDRLGTLLDFAQKNDLGINAEVSLSDVDRQWLSESARQSGCPEVDFDIQRLNSQALLAHWRVLVGLLKHIPRDRQVYFFNLDSQRTSSTVPAAAGLHVQVPEVEHPSTPTPPVVAVTEPVRRGTASAAAGLHVQIPEVEHPSTPTPPVVAVTEPVGRGTAHAVSNILNMSVREYLAVSGQANLSLARGSTSQASGRPVTTRISAFDSHFHLDRSLVKLGMPYYSDIRTILDADVGIRPQVEVDVVGGVLIYCDPETYPTSFPAQAGFGVAVGLHPRKAARFNPELYRHLKQLLRNERVVALGEVGLDRTEPADTWGLQEEVLTRILELSSPCQPIILHIRDGEDRQSGLLYLECLELLKPNVARTQKVVLHCFTGAQEVVISWCKAIPNCFFSYSGQARLFTEAQKQAVRRVPANRLLIETDSPYFRPAGARMCTPSFLGDVANVIASYRDSEVRDVCQLTLRNSTQLFGSEIA